Proteins encoded together in one Streptomyces sp. TLI_171 window:
- a CDS encoding valine--tRNA ligase translates to MTDTTNQRPASSNPGDDAATLPTTYAPAEVEGELYERWVERGYFTADAKSEKPAYTIVIPPPNVTGALHLGHAFQHTLMDALTRRKRMLGFEALWLPGMDHAGIATQNKVEQQLAESGLSRHDLGREAFVDKVWEWKENYGGRILGQMRRLGDGVDWSRERFTMDEGLSQAVQTIFKKLFDDGLIYRAERIINWCPRCLTALSDIEVEHKDRDGELVSIRYGEGEDSLVVATTRAETMLGDTAVAVHPDDERYKHLVGRSIKLPLTDREIPVVADEHVDPEFGTGAVKVTPAHDPNDFAIGQRHGLPNLTVMDERGNITVHGPFLGLDRFEARSAVVGALREQGRIVAEKRPYEHSVGHCSRCHTVVEPRLSLQWWVKVEPLARAAGDAVRDGRVEIHPKELERRYFDWVDNMYDWCISRQLWWGHRIPVWYGPDGEVVCVGPDEQPPTGEGWHQDPDVLDTWFSSGLWPFSTLGWPEKTPDLEKFYPTDVLLTGHDIIFFWVARMMMFGLYAMDGQAPFKTVALTGLVRDEFGKKMSKSSGTAVDPLDWMDAYGADAVRFTLARGANPGADVPIGEDWVKGSRNFCNKIWNATRFALMNGATVEGGLPAAEELTSVDRWILSRLNATVAEVDALYEDYEFAKVSDALYHFAWDEVFDWYVELSKTTLAKGGAQADAARRVLGEVLDVTLRLLHPIVPFVTDTLWTTLTGAESLVVAEWPKDSGFRDAAAEAEVATLQQVVTEVRRFRSDQGLQPAQRVPAQLELGGTVLAVHEDAIRSLLRLTVPEAGFAATASLPVAGATVALDLSGTIDVAAERKRLAKDLAAAEKEKAQATGKLGNEAFLAKAPDEVVAKIRTRLEAAEADIVRITAQLAALPQA, encoded by the coding sequence GTGACCGACACGACGAACCAGCGCCCCGCGAGCTCCAACCCCGGGGACGACGCAGCCACCCTCCCGACGACCTACGCCCCGGCAGAGGTAGAGGGCGAGCTGTACGAGCGCTGGGTGGAGCGCGGTTACTTCACGGCCGACGCGAAGAGCGAGAAGCCGGCGTACACCATCGTCATTCCGCCCCCGAACGTCACCGGTGCGCTGCACCTCGGCCACGCCTTCCAGCACACGCTGATGGACGCGCTGACCCGCCGCAAGCGGATGCTCGGCTTCGAGGCGCTCTGGCTCCCCGGCATGGACCACGCGGGCATCGCCACCCAGAACAAGGTGGAGCAGCAGCTCGCCGAGTCCGGCCTGTCCCGGCACGACCTGGGCCGGGAGGCCTTCGTCGACAAGGTCTGGGAGTGGAAGGAGAACTACGGCGGGCGGATCCTCGGCCAGATGCGCCGCCTCGGCGACGGCGTCGACTGGTCGCGCGAGCGCTTCACCATGGACGAGGGCCTCTCGCAGGCCGTCCAGACCATCTTCAAGAAGCTGTTCGACGACGGCCTGATCTACCGCGCCGAACGCATCATCAACTGGTGCCCGCGCTGCCTGACCGCGCTCTCCGACATCGAGGTGGAGCACAAGGACCGGGACGGCGAGCTGGTCTCGATCCGTTACGGCGAGGGCGAGGACTCGCTGGTCGTCGCCACCACCCGGGCCGAGACGATGCTGGGCGACACCGCGGTCGCCGTCCACCCGGACGACGAGCGGTACAAGCACCTGGTCGGCCGCAGCATCAAGCTGCCGCTGACGGACCGTGAGATCCCGGTCGTCGCCGACGAGCACGTCGACCCGGAGTTCGGCACCGGCGCGGTCAAGGTGACGCCGGCCCACGACCCGAACGACTTCGCCATCGGCCAGCGCCACGGCCTGCCGAACCTGACGGTGATGGACGAGCGCGGCAACATCACCGTGCACGGCCCGTTCCTCGGCCTGGACCGCTTCGAGGCCCGCTCGGCCGTGGTCGGCGCGCTCCGCGAGCAGGGCCGGATCGTCGCCGAGAAGCGCCCGTACGAGCACTCGGTCGGGCACTGCTCGCGCTGCCACACCGTGGTCGAGCCGCGCCTGTCGCTCCAGTGGTGGGTCAAGGTCGAGCCGCTGGCCCGTGCCGCGGGCGACGCGGTCCGCGACGGCCGGGTCGAGATCCACCCGAAGGAGCTGGAGCGCCGCTACTTCGACTGGGTCGACAACATGTACGACTGGTGCATCTCGCGCCAGCTGTGGTGGGGCCACCGGATCCCGGTCTGGTACGGCCCGGACGGCGAGGTCGTCTGCGTCGGACCGGACGAGCAGCCGCCGACCGGCGAGGGCTGGCACCAGGACCCGGACGTCCTGGACACCTGGTTCTCCTCCGGCCTGTGGCCGTTCTCCACGCTCGGCTGGCCGGAGAAGACCCCGGACCTGGAGAAGTTCTACCCGACCGACGTCCTGCTGACCGGCCACGACATCATCTTCTTCTGGGTCGCCCGAATGATGATGTTCGGCCTGTACGCGATGGACGGCCAGGCCCCGTTCAAGACGGTCGCCCTGACCGGCCTGGTCCGCGACGAGTTCGGCAAGAAGATGTCGAAGTCGTCCGGCACCGCCGTCGACCCGCTGGACTGGATGGACGCCTACGGCGCCGACGCCGTCCGCTTCACCCTCGCCCGCGGCGCCAACCCCGGCGCCGACGTGCCGATCGGCGAGGACTGGGTCAAGGGCTCCCGGAACTTCTGCAACAAGATCTGGAACGCCACCCGCTTCGCGCTGATGAACGGAGCCACCGTCGAGGGCGGGCTCCCGGCCGCCGAGGAGCTCACCTCGGTCGACCGCTGGATCCTGTCGCGCCTCAACGCGACCGTGGCCGAGGTCGACGCGCTGTACGAGGACTACGAGTTCGCCAAGGTCTCGGACGCGCTCTACCACTTCGCCTGGGACGAGGTCTTCGACTGGTACGTCGAGCTCTCCAAGACCACGCTGGCCAAGGGCGGGGCGCAGGCCGACGCCGCGCGCCGCGTCCTCGGCGAGGTGCTGGACGTGACGCTGCGTCTGCTGCACCCGATCGTCCCGTTCGTCACCGACACCCTGTGGACCACGCTGACCGGCGCCGAGTCCCTGGTGGTGGCCGAGTGGCCGAAGGACTCCGGGTTCCGTGACGCGGCCGCCGAGGCCGAGGTCGCCACGCTCCAGCAGGTGGTCACCGAGGTCCGCCGCTTCCGTTCCGACCAGGGCCTGCAGCCCGCGCAGCGGGTCCCCGCCCAGCTGGAGCTGGGTGGCACGGTGCTGGCCGTCCACGAGGACGCGATCCGCTCGCTGCTGCGGCTGACCGTCCCGGAGGCCGGCTTCGCGGCCACCGCCTCGCTGCCGGTCGCGGGCGCGACGGTGGCGCTCGACCTGTCCGGCACCATCGACGTCGCCGCGGAGCGCAAGCGCCTCGCCAAGGACCTCGCGGCCGCCGAGAAGGAGAAGGCGCAGGCCACCGGCAAGCTCGGCAACGAGGCCTTCCTGGCCAAGGCGCCGGACGAGGTGGTCGCCAAGATCCGCACCCGGCTGGAGGCCGCCGAGGCCGACATCGTCCGGATCACCGCCCAGCTCGCGGCGCTGCCGCAGGCCTGA